One region of Thalassophryne amazonica chromosome 16, fThaAma1.1, whole genome shotgun sequence genomic DNA includes:
- the LOC117527713 gene encoding epithelial membrane protein 2-like, with amino-acid sequence MLVLLGAIFVVHIAAIILLLVATIDNAWWMTDTMWTDIWARWILNNKVWNYTSLPTHIYTYPEDYLQAVQASSVLACIFSILGIFVFVAQLFTLQKGQRFTISGIFQFLACLCIMIAASIYTDRFHKDEKNGWYGHSYILAWIAFVLTLISSITYFVLRKKTA; translated from the exons ATGTTGGTTCTCCTCGGTGCCATCTTTGTTGTTCACATCGCAGCCATCATCCTACTCCTGGTGGCGACCATTGACAAT GCCTGGTGGATGACTGACACCATGTGGACTGATATATGGGCCCGGTGGATATTAAACAACAAAGTCTGGAACTACACTAGCCTTCCCACTCACATCTACACCTACCCAGAAG ATTATCTCCAGGCTGTGCAGGCCAGCTCAGTACTGGCTTGTATATTCTCCATTTTGGGCATCTTCGTGTTTGTGGCTCAACTATTCAccctccagaaagggcagaggttCACCATTTCTGGCATCTTTCAGTTTCTTGCCT GCCTGTGCATCATGATCGCAGCCTCCATCTACACAGACCGCTTCCACAAAGATGAAAAGAACGGTTGGTATGGGCACAGCTACATCCTGGCATGGATCGCCTTCGTGCTCACATTGATCTCTTCCATCACTTACTTTGTGCTACGTAAGAAGACAGCATGA